In Argonema galeatum A003/A1, one DNA window encodes the following:
- a CDS encoding Dps family protein: protein MRPLNIGLSQEQRQGVIDLLNRDLSDAYLLLIKTKKYHWDVVGPQFRSLHQMWEEHYNALTVNIDAMAERVRTLGGYPIGTAEGFLKYATIKEDAGSLPNAEGMVENLVADHELVIRNMRDHIDRCGEDFHDQGTADFLTGLMEQHEQIAWMLRSFIEGEQIKPDGKLSSDLKVPVEMK, encoded by the coding sequence ATGCGCCCGTTAAATATAGGTTTATCGCAAGAGCAACGTCAAGGTGTCATCGATTTGTTGAATCGCGACTTGTCCGATGCCTATCTCCTGTTGATCAAAACCAAGAAATACCACTGGGATGTAGTGGGGCCGCAATTCCGTTCGCTGCACCAAATGTGGGAAGAACATTACAACGCTTTGACGGTAAACATTGATGCGATGGCGGAGCGGGTTCGTACCTTGGGTGGCTACCCCATCGGTACTGCCGAAGGCTTCCTGAAATACGCCACTATCAAAGAAGATGCTGGATCTCTCCCCAATGCAGAGGGCATGGTAGAAAACCTAGTGGCAGATCACGAGCTGGTTATCCGCAATATGCGCGATCATATCGATCGATGCGGTGAAGATTTCCACGACCAAGGTACTGCCGATTTCCTGACTGGACTGATGGAGCAGCACGAGCAAATCGCTTGGATGTTGCGTTCGTTCATTGAAGGCGAACAAATTAAACCAGACGGTAAACTTTCGTCAGACCTCAAGGTTCCCGTCGAGATGAAATAA
- a CDS encoding DUF29 domain-containing protein yields MALEFMNSDRTIKSMTEIEFAIEGENGAKGSLYSSDQYLWLEDTLARLKARDFNGLDVQHLIEEIEILAGRDRAEIESRLGILLAHLLKRLYANSTSDNRGWEVTIREQRRQLRIALKQSPSLKRYFAEVFDEAWQDALAEVREDYPNVQFPDSWQLSRDNDVLLTEKFWE; encoded by the coding sequence TTGGCTCTAGAATTTATGAATAGCGATCGCACAATTAAATCCATGACAGAAATTGAATTTGCCATCGAAGGAGAGAATGGAGCTAAAGGTTCTCTTTACTCTAGCGACCAGTATCTGTGGCTGGAGGATACGCTGGCGCGACTTAAGGCGCGAGATTTTAATGGATTGGATGTCCAACATTTGATTGAGGAGATCGAAATCTTGGCGGGCAGAGATAGAGCAGAGATCGAAAGTCGGCTAGGCATATTATTGGCGCATCTGCTCAAACGGCTTTATGCCAACAGTACATCTGACAATCGGGGATGGGAAGTCACGATTCGAGAACAACGCCGCCAGTTAAGAATTGCACTCAAACAATCTCCCAGTTTGAAACGGTATTTCGCAGAAGTGTTCGATGAAGCATGGCAGGATGCTCTAGCTGAAGTCCGCGAAGATTATCCTAATGTCCAGTTTCCCGATTCGTGGCAGCTTAGCCGCGATAACGATGTCTTGCTAACTGAGAAGTTTTGGGAGTAG
- a CDS encoding Uma2 family endonuclease has translation MFTLTTAAMVKTPSPGLTIPFLENGDRLNRYEFERRYNAIPNLKKAELIEGIVYMPAALRFKSHGQPHSWTIVWLGTYEAMTPGVAVGDAPTVRLDIDNEPQPDVVLLILPEAGGQAQLSDDDYVEGAPELIVEIAASSVAIDLHAKKQAYRRNGVKEYIVWQVLDRKISWLYLEKGEYLDLLADSDGIVRSRVFPGLWLAVAELLSGNMSGVLAVLQAGVQSPEHAAFVQKLASK, from the coding sequence ATGTTTACCCTCACTACAGCAGCTATGGTTAAAACACCTTCCCCAGGTTTGACAATTCCCTTCCTAGAAAATGGCGATCGCTTGAACCGTTACGAATTTGAGCGCCGCTACAATGCTATACCAAACCTGAAAAAAGCCGAACTGATCGAAGGAATTGTCTATATGCCCGCTGCACTGCGCTTTAAGAGCCACGGTCAACCCCACAGTTGGACGATCGTATGGCTAGGAACTTACGAAGCCATGACACCCGGCGTTGCTGTAGGAGATGCTCCAACTGTACGGCTCGATATCGACAATGAACCTCAACCAGATGTTGTTCTGCTCATACTTCCTGAAGCAGGCGGTCAAGCGCAACTGAGTGACGATGATTATGTCGAAGGCGCACCAGAGTTAATCGTTGAAATTGCGGCTAGCAGTGTCGCGATCGACCTTCATGCCAAAAAGCAAGCTTATCGCCGTAATGGTGTAAAGGAATATATTGTTTGGCAAGTCCTCGATCGCAAAATTAGCTGGCTGTATCTAGAAAAGGGTGAATATCTGGATTTACTCGCCGATTCCGATGGGATTGTGCGGAGTCGAGTCTTTCCGGGGTTGTGGTTAGCAGTTGCAGAGTTATTATCTGGGAATATGTCGGGCGTGTTGGCGGTTTTACAAGCGGGGGTACAATCTCCCGAACACGCCGCATTTGTCCAGAAATTAGCCAGCAAATAA
- a CDS encoding tetratricopeptide repeat protein, which produces MRAAQTPIFTQVMDYQPQDRPGTIDIQAIRLDDCSVSADRIQCIVRVQLEDYEAALADSHRAIELDPNNTGAYHNRGAANMGLGNYEAALADYNRAIQLDPNNAGAYHNRGAANMRLQEYEIALADYNRAIQLDPNNAVAYNSRGAVLYYLGQNQGNLAKSAQDAIADYNEAIRINPKYASAYNNRGNVLALLGDRESAIADYNQVIEIDPNDTQAYYNRGTIRYRLGEQAGARADFSQAIEINPYYAEAYNNRGILWAEMTDCQEAIADYNKAIAINPYYADAYYNRALCRCAFEDYPAIIADFQKAAQLYEEQGITDDYQMALDNISKLQHLK; this is translated from the coding sequence TTGAGAGCTGCTCAAACACCAATTTTCACTCAAGTCATGGATTATCAACCACAAGATCGGCCTGGAACAATTGACATTCAAGCAATTCGCTTGGACGATTGCAGTGTTAGTGCTGACCGCATCCAGTGCATTGTCCGCGTTCAGCTGGAAGACTATGAAGCAGCATTGGCAGATTCCCACCGGGCCATTGAACTCGACCCGAACAATACAGGTGCCTACCACAATCGAGGTGCTGCAAACATGGGATTGGGAAACTATGAGGCAGCACTGGCAGATTACAACCGGGCAATTCAGCTCGACCCGAATAATGCGGGTGCTTATCACAACCGAGGTGCTGCCAACATGAGGTTGCAAGAGTATGAGATAGCACTGGCAGATTACAACCGAGCAATTCAGCTAGACCCGAATAATGCCGTAGCTTACAACAGCAGGGGGGCTGTCCTATATTACTTAGGCCAAAACCAGGGCAATCTCGCCAAGAGTGCCCAAGACGCGATCGCAGATTACAATGAGGCGATTCGCATCAATCCCAAGTATGCCTCCGCGTATAACAATCGCGGCAATGTTCTAGCTCTACTCGGAGACCGTGAAAGTGCGATCGCAGATTACAACCAAGTCATAGAGATCGATCCCAACGATACCCAAGCCTACTACAACCGAGGTACTATACGCTATCGACTGGGAGAGCAAGCAGGTGCTAGAGCAGATTTTTCCCAAGCGATTGAAATCAATCCCTACTATGCCGAAGCCTACAACAACCGAGGTATTCTTTGGGCAGAAATGACAGATTGCCAGGAAGCGATCGCAGATTATAACAAAGCGATTGCCATCAATCCATACTATGCCGATGCCTACTATAACCGGGCTTTATGCCGCTGCGCCTTTGAAGATTATCCCGCCATCATTGCCGATTTTCAGAAAGCGGCGCAACTCTATGAAGAACAAGGAATAACTGATGATTACCAAATGGCACTCGATAACATCAGCAAATTGCAGCACCTAAAATGA
- a CDS encoding sugar phosphate nucleotidyltransferase, translating to MKPTRAVIPLAGLASRLYPATKVIPKALLPVPGQDGSLRPAVDWIVREALAGGVDEVVLIVSPRDGELIRRYFDEPPAGILEGVSGQRIFDAWNELKPLSEHLRYVYQLEARGFGDAVLQCREVVGDEPFVLLLGDHLYKSSSTVPCVRQVLDIGAQFGKGVLGVTRRDESEIGQLGVVGVRIMPDRSSVFELTDMREKPSPSLAQATLRIPGSHMSEYFCIFGIYLLPGHFMEYLQTVREQHQGELDLSASLRRWISTDGGLAYEVEGDFLDIGTPRNYCDTIAQLHQARPDSVG from the coding sequence ATGAAACCAACACGCGCTGTTATACCGTTAGCTGGTCTTGCTTCCCGCCTCTACCCGGCCACAAAAGTTATCCCCAAGGCTTTATTGCCAGTTCCGGGACAAGATGGTTCCCTGCGTCCGGCAGTAGATTGGATTGTGCGGGAAGCTTTAGCTGGAGGTGTAGATGAAGTAGTGCTAATCGTATCTCCCCGCGACGGTGAATTAATTCGCAGATACTTCGACGAACCGCCAGCAGGTATTCTGGAAGGCGTTTCTGGCCAACGGATTTTTGATGCTTGGAACGAGCTTAAACCGCTTTCGGAACACTTGCGCTATGTCTATCAGCTAGAAGCAAGGGGTTTTGGCGATGCAGTGCTTCAATGTCGGGAAGTTGTGGGTGACGAGCCTTTTGTATTACTTTTGGGCGATCATCTTTACAAGTCTAGCTCCACCGTTCCTTGCGTGCGTCAGGTACTCGATATTGGAGCCCAATTCGGCAAAGGTGTGTTGGGTGTCACTAGGCGCGACGAAAGCGAGATCGGCCAACTAGGTGTGGTGGGAGTCCGTATAATGCCCGATCGATCTTCTGTTTTTGAGTTGACCGATATGCGCGAGAAACCTTCGCCAAGCTTGGCGCAAGCGACTCTCCGCATCCCCGGAAGTCACATGAGCGAATACTTCTGCATCTTCGGTATCTACTTGCTTCCAGGTCATTTTATGGAATACCTCCAAACTGTTAGGGAACAGCATCAGGGGGAACTGGATTTATCAGCTTCTCTGCGCCGCTGGATAAGCACAGATGGAGGTCTTGCTTATGAAGTGGAGGGCGATTTTTTGGATATCGGTACGCCCAGAAATTATTGCGATACGATCGCCCAATTGCACCAAGCCCGACCCGATTCGGTAGGATGA
- a CDS encoding mevalonate kinase yields the protein MTNDSEWLNLFVPGRLCLFGEHSDWAGSISRFAATPGYCIAVGTNQGIYARVRKRDGIIIVSSHLPNVEPLCIPPDSAELLLLAQTDGFWSYVAGTLHEVLQSYSIPGLEIKCDRMNLPLKKGLSSSAAVCVLVARACNELYKLGLDKRDEMELAYRGETLTPSRCGRMDQICAYGQVPTFLTFDGEDLAIETIPLGSAFYYLIVDLHGNKDTVTILRDLNNQFTNTEGAIAAGIRRALGPLNQQIVYQAREALISGDVRRVGELMVEAQEIFDRLVAPACPSQLRSPNLHRLLEYPPLQELIWGGKGVGSQGDGTAQLLIRGPEQRLLAKAIVENDLGLPCLSLTLKPS from the coding sequence ATGACTAATGACTCCGAATGGCTAAATTTATTTGTTCCCGGACGACTTTGCCTGTTTGGCGAACATTCCGACTGGGCTGGCTCAATTAGTCGCTTTGCAGCTACACCGGGCTACTGCATTGCTGTTGGTACAAATCAGGGAATTTACGCCCGCGTCCGCAAACGAGATGGAATTATAATAGTTAGCTCTCATCTTCCTAATGTAGAACCGCTTTGTATTCCTCCAGACTCCGCAGAACTTCTTTTATTAGCACAAACTGACGGTTTTTGGAGCTATGTTGCGGGTACTTTGCACGAAGTTTTGCAAAGCTACTCAATTCCAGGATTAGAAATAAAGTGCGATCGCATGAATTTGCCACTCAAAAAGGGTCTATCTTCATCAGCAGCAGTTTGCGTTTTAGTGGCTAGGGCGTGCAATGAGTTATATAAGTTGGGTCTTGACAAACGCGACGAAATGGAATTAGCTTACCGTGGCGAAACCCTTACCCCTTCGCGCTGCGGTCGCATGGATCAAATTTGTGCCTACGGTCAAGTGCCAACGTTTCTCACCTTCGATGGTGAAGATTTAGCAATAGAAACGATTCCTTTGGGTAGCGCGTTTTACTATTTAATTGTGGATTTACACGGAAACAAAGACACCGTTACGATCTTGCGCGATTTGAATAACCAATTTACTAACACAGAAGGTGCGATCGCCGCAGGAATTCGTCGCGCCCTTGGCCCTTTAAACCAACAAATAGTTTACCAAGCTCGTGAAGCGTTAATTTCTGGAGATGTACGCCGAGTCGGTGAGTTAATGGTGGAAGCGCAGGAGATATTCGATCGCCTCGTCGCACCCGCCTGTCCCTCCCAATTGCGATCGCCCAACCTACACCGCCTACTTGAGTACCCCCCTCTGCAAGAGTTAATCTGGGGTGGCAAAGGCGTAGGTTCCCAAGGGGACGGAACAGCGCAACTGCTTATTCGTGGGCCAGAACAACGGCTGCTTGCTAAAGCGATCGTCGAAAACGATTTGGGTTTGCCGTGCTTGAGTTTAACGCTCAAACCGTCCTAG